A DNA window from Actinomadura coerulea contains the following coding sequences:
- a CDS encoding sugar ABC transporter substrate-binding protein, which produces MERIDPAVEEAVDTLGLSEPTRRRLLSGAGLVSATAAASALLAACSSDNKSTSSAKGGPGHFPKTPNWKFVFVNHVTTNPFFTPTQYGAQDACALLGCSFQWTGSQNSAVPEMVSAANAAISGKADGLAVAVVDKTAFRQPVDKALDAGIPVVSYNADGAKDDPGTNRLAYIGQDLYTSGYQLGAKIAALMTGGDAVGFIATPGSLNIQPRIDGAQDAIKASGKPIKFTSVATGAEVPKELSTVDAYAQGHKDVKGMFAVDAGSTEAIGKVIQKYGLKGKGVAAGGFDLTPGTLGAVKSGDLDFTIDQQPYLQGFLPVMALWFYKLSGGLVFPPVTNTGLTFVNKQTVGPYLTTKTRYEGSSPAQQLVPRSGAIAHV; this is translated from the coding sequence ATGGAGCGCATCGATCCGGCGGTCGAAGAGGCCGTCGACACTCTCGGCCTGAGCGAGCCCACCCGGCGCCGGCTGCTCAGCGGCGCCGGCCTGGTCAGCGCGACGGCGGCCGCGTCCGCGCTGCTGGCCGCCTGCTCCTCGGACAACAAGAGCACGTCCTCGGCCAAGGGCGGGCCCGGGCACTTCCCGAAGACGCCGAACTGGAAGTTCGTGTTCGTCAACCACGTCACCACGAACCCGTTCTTCACGCCGACGCAGTACGGCGCGCAGGACGCCTGCGCCCTGCTGGGCTGCTCGTTCCAGTGGACGGGCTCGCAGAACTCGGCGGTGCCCGAGATGGTCAGCGCCGCCAACGCGGCCATCTCCGGCAAGGCCGACGGGCTCGCGGTCGCCGTGGTGGACAAGACCGCCTTCCGGCAGCCGGTGGACAAGGCGCTGGACGCCGGGATCCCCGTGGTCTCCTACAACGCCGACGGCGCCAAGGACGACCCCGGCACCAACCGGCTCGCCTACATCGGCCAGGACCTGTACACCTCCGGCTACCAGCTCGGCGCCAAGATCGCGGCGCTGATGACCGGGGGAGACGCGGTCGGCTTCATCGCCACGCCGGGCTCGCTCAACATCCAGCCGCGCATCGACGGCGCGCAGGACGCCATCAAGGCCTCCGGCAAGCCGATCAAGTTCACGTCGGTGGCGACCGGCGCCGAGGTGCCCAAGGAACTCTCGACCGTCGACGCCTACGCCCAGGGCCACAAGGACGTCAAGGGCATGTTCGCGGTGGACGCGGGCTCCACCGAGGCCATCGGCAAGGTCATCCAGAAGTACGGCCTCAAGGGCAAGGGCGTGGCCGCGGGCGGGTTCGACCTCACCCCGGGCACGCTCGGCGCCGTCAAGTCCGGCGACCTTGACTTCACCATCGACCAGCAGCCCTACCTCCAGGGGTTCCTGCCCGTGATGGCCCTCTGGTTCTACAAGCTGTCCGGCGGCCTGGTCTTCCCCCCGGTGACCAACACCGGCCTGACCTTCGTCAACAAGCAGACCGTCGGCCCGTACCTCACGACCAAGACCCGGTACGAGGGCTCCAGCCCGGCCCAGCAGCTGGTGCCGCGGTCCGGCGCCATCGCTCACGTCTGA
- a CDS encoding ABC transporter permease — protein sequence MSESTVRDKAATPGTPPRRARGLPGLATDAFLRRREATILLVALGLLIYFQTAKSVFLSHDNLVNVSQGTAPYAIIAVGEVFLLVSGEIDLSVGMVFALAPFLMHYMVDFSGVYPIIAIVLSVLAGALIGLGNGLVTVVLRVPSFVATLGSMFLVQGIMLTTSHAYPAQTPEAADGLAGWFGRAPWAELTWCLVIVVFFHLVLTRTRWGLHTVATGGNPLGAAEAGIRTGRIKIGNFMLTGALGAFAGILEAFRVGSIDPSSGGSNAMFFAVSAAVIGGTALAGGSGTVVGALLGALVLAEMQNGFNLIGISANPFNIILGSAIIISMVLNVHLARLRRAGRS from the coding sequence GTGAGCGAAAGCACCGTACGGGACAAGGCGGCAACCCCCGGCACGCCACCGCGGCGTGCCCGGGGGCTGCCCGGCCTCGCCACCGACGCGTTCCTGCGCCGCCGGGAGGCGACGATCCTCCTGGTGGCGCTCGGACTGCTGATCTACTTCCAGACCGCCAAGTCGGTCTTCCTGTCCCACGACAACCTGGTCAACGTCTCGCAGGGCACGGCGCCGTACGCCATCATCGCGGTCGGCGAGGTGTTCCTGCTCGTCAGCGGCGAGATCGACCTGTCGGTCGGGATGGTCTTCGCGCTGGCGCCCTTCCTCATGCACTACATGGTCGACTTCTCCGGCGTCTATCCGATCATCGCGATCGTGCTGTCGGTCCTGGCCGGCGCGCTCATCGGGCTCGGCAACGGACTGGTGACCGTCGTGCTGCGGGTGCCGTCGTTCGTCGCCACACTGGGCTCGATGTTCCTGGTGCAGGGCATCATGCTGACCACCTCCCACGCCTACCCGGCGCAGACCCCCGAGGCGGCGGACGGCCTGGCCGGCTGGTTCGGGCGCGCCCCCTGGGCGGAGCTGACGTGGTGCCTGGTGATCGTGGTCTTCTTCCACCTGGTGCTCACCCGCACCCGGTGGGGACTGCACACGGTCGCGACCGGCGGCAACCCGCTCGGTGCCGCGGAGGCGGGCATCCGCACCGGCCGGATCAAGATCGGCAACTTCATGCTGACCGGAGCGCTCGGCGCGTTCGCCGGCATCCTGGAGGCCTTCCGGGTCGGCTCCATCGACCCGAGCTCGGGCGGGTCGAACGCGATGTTCTTCGCGGTGTCGGCGGCGGTCATCGGCGGCACCGCCCTGGCCGGGGGCTCGGGGACCGTCGTCGGCGCGCTGCTCGGAGCGCTGGTGCTGGCCGAGATGCAGAACGGCTTCAACCTCATCGGGATCAGCGCCAACCCGTTCAACATCATCCTCGGGTCGGCGATCATCATCTCGATGGTGCTGAACGTCCACCTGGCCCGGTTGCGAAGGGCGGGGCGCTCATGA